In Tenebrio molitor chromosome 1, icTenMoli1.1, whole genome shotgun sequence, the sequence tttgagcagttactttttgaaacaattaatgattaattgccaagcaacattttgtacacccttcaaagtctgtcaaaattgggcgcgctttattagaaacgtcaaattgcgaaaatttattgaaaatactctgatagactacagcggcagaaatttcaatattgttgaaaaaggaaaaaaatcttgcctatggagtgtcgtaagaacttcaatcacacagttcgttttctcgtggaacactatccaaatgtaaagtccattcaaaaatcaaaaaaccaccacctgttgctttaggttggtaaaataaaaaaaaaattaggtagatattttttcatactatgttggtaactataaattatgacatttatttgattcaaaataaaattcacttgatttgaatttcgttcatattgttttattagcagcacgtttcatttatttattgattcttattatttttacttaaacatgcccagaaattacaagtctcaccaaattttacactagacagcgttgtcgatagtaattatcgaggaaaatgcgacgttggtggttttttgatttttgaatggactttagcaaggcggtctctattttaaaatagagaccgccttgacTTTAgactttacaaaatgtaaggttaagagagtcgtcaatttatttgaagacacaggaagcgtacgtgaactaaattaccttgctaaaatatcccgatcgtgttttagtcctttatggaaaaattaaagcatccagtataatattgtcaaatattgtctttaactttgtaagtgtttgtaaggttagaaagataaacgtcaaatatgtcacctgcatTTGTGCAAAAAGGGGTGACCAAATCTCAGCGAtagtgcgcgtttgtttcatacccgtctacgtttttgcatctgcagccacgtttaacacagttttttgtttttttcttgcaaaccagacgtcttgcaaggacgagtttctccttgcagcatttttaattgacgatcaattttttgatataaatcttaagtgattcaaCGTTTTCAGAAGgcttgtaaaaattacgtttttaattcttggtttattgcattaatggaattttactcttcaccgtctaaaatatctgcattttaaatttcacaaaaatccgttggaaaacaaccgagatattaggctcgaaagtcttggctgggacaccctgtatatcttcACAATACCTGAATTTTCCTACCACACCTAATGAGCCCTTTAATCTCAATTTCGCAGAAGAACATTGTAGTGGCATCAAACGTTTAGCGTATAaaactgaaatattttatttctctttcataacttacctatttttaaaaattcttagaAAATGAAACGACGGCTACTCAATTAGCAGATGCTAGATATATTACAGATCCATCTGTAGAGCATTTTAGTAGCCCTCGAAGAGCAAAACGACACGTAAATATGATCCAACAATATGTTGGCGAGCAAAGCGAAATATACTACGAATGTAAGACAACTGCAAAAGttctaaacaaaaacaagataagAAGTAAACTTAACAAAGGTGTTGCGACTAATATTTATTAGTAAGCTTGattctttattactaaattcaaaggataatgagcttattattcaccattatgatgaagcttaagcagtctgggatgtagaacatgagaacgaaagaccaacaagaattgggataatatcaatatcaaacgaataattgccaatgacttaatctttaattcacctagagacttggctcgttttaaggctttgcaatgcagagaatcaggatcttggttacatgcaataccttctcctaatattggtactcttttagataacacttccttccaagtttgtattggtttaagattgggttgtaatctttgtacacctcatatttgcaaatgcaatgcgaaagttgacaaAATTGGTATCCACGATCTAAGTTGTtcaaaaagcagtggtagattttccagacacaatgaaattaattctattatcaaccggtctttgacttctattcatgttaaatCAACTGTAGAACCAAAcagactgtctcgggatgatggaaaacgcccaaatgggatgactttagtaccatggattaaaggtgaacctttagtttgggacgttactattgtagatacacttgcagacagttacgtttcGAAAACTTCTAAagtttcaggttttgccgctgaaatggcttacaaacgcaaacataacaaatagagttcaattatttcatcaaattacatatttaaaggtttagcctttgaggctttaggcccttggtgcaaagaatccatcgatttcattaatgtcatcggaaaccgacttattgcggaatcaggcgattcaaaatcaaagaaatcccttttcgagaggatttcccttgctattcaacgtggaaacgctgcaagcattcggggcacttttccagattccgcattattatcggaaatttttgtattgtaaaccaaaaatgttatctACTTAAGTTAAATagaatatatttattttggtgtttttttgtaagtttttcaGTTACGCACAAATTAAAGTTAAGTGGTTAACAAAAGTATAGTTGTTGAAGGCAGACAACTCTCTTTACCTTTGTAGTCCAAACTTGGATTTCCTTTTGTGAAATCTTTACCAATAGCAGTGTCAGTGTTTCACATTAGAGTGAAAAATACCTGGCTTTAGACGAATTTGTCATTCTTAATATGTTCAAGTTGTAAAACAATAATACTTGACAGAGTTAACGGTTTAAATACTCTCGAACTATTCAAACCTCAGAgaaacagatttaaaaaaagatgacacgaatgacaggAGAATAATAATTGATAGATTGAGAATTTAAACCAATCAGTATCGGGAGACTCCTAAAGGATAGTGCTAGTATCCAAATAATGCGTTGAGAGCAACAGAAATAGATGGTATATACAATGTCTTGTTCAACTATGGTGGCTGTACAGCATGGCCTCGTCTCTTTCGATCTAGGAGGTCATGCTGTACAGCGTATCCTGAACTAATAAATCCTGCtggcacaaaaaatgtagctaAATGTTGGTGGTAGCCGATTATGATATGTTACACGCTAGTCGCTAATGATCCTGCACTCTTACAGCTGCTGTTCTACCAGATCGACCTTCTTTAGCAGGATACCATTTTATGATACTTATTCGCTAACAGTGAcattgacattgacaattgttaaaaatagtgCCAATTGTACGAAATATTGAATTCTATGTTgccattttattaaatatattttttgatcctcaaatttattgtaaaaacagcCACATCTCTTGGTAATATGAAGAAAAGTGACTCCAATTTTCGTAGCcaatctgtatttttttaaaccatggaaattattttaaaaaataaacaagtttTTCACTTAATAATCGTTTTATAgaataaatatgtaggtatgaCTCTAGTGACAACGAATCACACTGGaaaaatgtacagtcgcgagcaataaattttggtcgtcaaggtcattctttgacgcaattttttgacactttgttgacgtggccataatcaggcagggagattttttaaattagtgacaatataaccaaattttgaaatgacattgaccaccaaaattcattgctcgcgacagtaccttcaatatatgtattttcaaaTATGAACGGTTATttgaagtaattttatttaagaaaagtgaataatataaaaatgcaggatatttcacgaggaGACTAAGCCCCatggaattgaaaatacaacccataatacatttccaaaattaacgtggctattttaaataccgtattgttttaaaatgaaattatgaatccatgatgactttgcttccaataactTTATTTGTTACAActgatatttacaaaataagttAAAATACGATTAAAACGTATTCGAACCAttagaaaacagacatgatcctgatttatggcgaatgtaataaaaatacttctgcaattgcgcgtttatgcagacaataaacattttcccaaaaacaattttttttttcacaattttatttaaccaaacgcatgacgtttatgtcaaaatttacgaaattgCACAGttaactatgttttatgttttttaaatttaaaaaagttccacgttaactttgcaaatttatgtattgtgggttgcattttcaattccgtcgggctcattatcactcgtgaaatatccttgATACAGTATAATTTAAAAGTGTAAAATGCTTACGTTACGTCTTTGTCAGTTTTTATAAACTCTACCTAgttatagtttgtccagcgagagattggttgacataaaaatcactaaattctacgtagagaatgtatgtagtacctagcgcaagcagtaacatttttgccctgaaattatactctaattaatgtattctagtgcattttgtagtgttgggctaatttaataaaatttaaaatctcccaatctctcgctgaacgaaatttataatttgattaacTTACCCAAGGGTCTACCTCGTACTTTTTCTGCTTCATTGTAGTGAGCTTTGAACCACAGCGTTTGTAATTCAGCATGCCACCTTTGATTAAAAGCGTGAGATTCTAAAATAGAGTAAAGTTCGTGGTATGATCCTCGATAGAAAGCAACAGCAGCTCGGGCTCTAAGAATGCTTTCATTTCCTCTCAACAGCTCTGAAGGTGGTAGTGACCATAGAAATGTCGCTAGTCTTTCAATATCACCTCTCTGATGAAGAGCTTCGCACATACATTGTACCTGATACAtacataaatattaataaaagccTAGAAAACTTCAAATTATACATAAATACATCACAATACATAAGAATACTGCAACTGTTATATTCTAAAATTGATTATATTCTAATGAGGCGCTAAATATCTCATCAAAATTCTCAACTGTTGTTGACCGCAACATAACTTAATCAATTATTATGAAGGTATACGTGAGTAATCAAAATGTTGCATGTAACCATTGATATCTCCTTATTTCTGTAAGAGTATAAAGATAATGTAAATAAGTAGATTAAGGTGGTTGaaatattcataaaataacaactttaaacaacattttaattGTTGAAATTTATATCTCATATCTTTctttaaaaacatattttattattaatgagtATTCTAtttcataacaaaataaaacaatgacCGTTAATCagaattgtaaataaaaagtgTGGCAAATGAGTGCCagtgattattattataattacaacTGTCGATTTTACAAGTTCGTTAATGTAGACAACCAACGttgattaattgaaaaattgaatatcATTATTTCTCACTATTTACTAGCTATTGTTACATAATAACTTTGAACATTGTATTTgacttgttttattatttgtgaACTAAATTAGGTACATTGCATGTCGATTATGCGACGGCAAACTATTGAACGATCttgttattttaacatttctgAAATAGACACTAGATTGAAGCTGGTGTCgccaaatatttttatctatttAGTTTATAATGTGTCTAAAACACTAAAACTTTAAAACGTATTTAATAAGCCATAGTTTTTGATCACTTTTTGTAAAACTTATTTACCTTTGCTAACTAACATCTATTTGCGATATTTtgtttagaaatatttatctagTAGGTATAACATGCTACATACCTACAtccataaaaaatattcaattaaattttgaaaagttatacccaatatttttcagtaatttattgttacaaattttatgaaaGCTCAAACAGAAAAATCGTTGTTTTCAATAAGATTTACCTCCAAAATCTCAAAACAATTTCagaaataaactaggcaaaaatgaatagggaatttttccttttttgaattttttataaactacagtttaaaatttgtaatgaaatgtgttaaaaatatatatttatgcACATTAAATGTATCGTTTCAAGTACctataacattttaaatttatctggtGTTAAGAGCAcctacgtgggaggattggggcaattattttgctttctaagaaaaattgtagaattccctattcatttttgcctagtttatagTAGATTAATAGTATCTCAtcttaattaaaatcaaacatACTGTATGAATCtcacaaaaaaattgacaataatcaaaattaaatacttGAACTAATTGTAAGTATTTTATAAAGCAAATATTgtaattgtaaacaaaattatcttaCGTACCTATTTATTGCATAAAATATGCAAACCCCTACATAATAAGCAGTTTAATAATTTCTATTGTTACTACTTAATGTAAAGTAACGACGTTAATAACaccattaagttaattattataacttataatataacaagaaacaaaacaattattaacGATTAACTTAAGAAATAGTATGCTatacttttattaaaatctaTCATATCTGTAAGATAGGtgtattttttcattactCACTTGATCTGGAGAAAATCCTAtagatttttttccatatgAATCCACACTATGTAGGTGTATGCTGTTGCcatccatattttttttgttataaaattcaattatattttttctgttttcgACATTTACGTCAGTTTTCTTATCATAGTTATCCGCAAACATTAAAACTCTTTTGCTAACATCATCCGACTTATTTTTATGCACATTAACACTAACGTCGTCTTTTTTGTAATAGTCAATTTTTCTAGTTATCTTTTCATTTTCACCATTTTTTCTTACGATTTTTTCACTGTTAAAATAGGATTCCAACTTTCCATTTGTTGCAAAgaacaaattttcattataGTAATTCAAATTTTGCGAAAAGCTTCCATTATTTGAATCATTCGAAGTACTCGATGTCCCATCAATTTCCATATTAAATATCTATTTAAGTTAACATAATGCCACTGTCATTGTAAAACCACATTACTACACTCTGTTGCCAAACAGTTATCGtagtttgttattttttcactTCTCATCCACGTTTACGCGTTGTGTTAACTAAACAGTAATTTAGTGAGGCTCGTCTACAGTAAGAATATTTTCCCCCATGCTCCTCCCTTCGAGCCAACGGCCAATGAAACAGCTACTTTATATATTGTCATGCCAACATCCCTTCTGCGTCACCAATGGGAACtaaataagtaaaattttatcattAAAGGTATTCCAGTCATCAAAGAAAATCACACATTATTCCGTATAAGAGTATGTATTATTGTTTTCATCACTTGGagaaaataagtgaaaaatattattcattGTCATTTAGGTAGGTACTTATCAATCGgtaattacattttataacaaaacgattagatagttatttattagtgGAGATCAACTAGGATGTACATATAATTATTATCGGttacttttataaaaatgctGTAATTAATCTCATGTAGCATGCATATAAAATGTGTCACAGATAGCATAGTTTTCACTAATTACACaagaaaaatgacaaaaataaatcaaagttAAAAACGACAACAACCAAATAGTCGCAATTTCTAGAAATTCCACAACGTCGTCTGGCAGTTGACTCATATTTGGCCATCAAATGAACCGACACTTTTTAAGCACCATAAATCTTCAGAAATTTATGGTTACCCAATTATAAACAGTTGAGGGTTGAAGcctaaaaaattgcagtaaaaTAATATGTCTCATATGTTCACCCAGTTACTTAATGATAAACTTTAAGTAATGATATTATTACGGGGGATTGTAATTTCGTTTATGACATAAAAATAGATAAGTCTAACAATAAgatgtttttaaatgaacaatAAGAATAATAGTTTTTGGGAATAAATCTTACGATACCTAAAACTATaatacaaaacacaaaaataacacCTAGCTTTTTTTGCGCTCCACAAATCAGGTGGATGTGTTTAGTTGTATAATTTTCCTACTTTCTTGTACACCTATTatgggttattctaaatgattgtcgtcgaagtaggccatgtccatgttattacatttttgccgctttcatgtgaactgtcagttttgtcgctgtcactgtcatttttcaggtgaaaagtgcggtgatgagattttaatttatttttgttaaattaacgattgattgagttgttttgcacccaatttaactcccgtgtgtactcacttattcacatcattttgatgttttttttatgtggagcggcaaccataaattttacattcagttttcacgcctacttcgactacaatagtttagaataaccctgtataaaaatatgtaaaaataatagaagTGCTATTTTGTTACAGTTGCATTGGAATTTATCATTTGATCAGTTTATAATATATTtaacttaaattaaaacaaatatcaCGTGTTAatgtataattatttacattggtcattattaaaaaagtaaaattcaaACCGTTTTATCTTACAACTcgattataccgggtgtaaaattggtttacgagacataggattttacatgtaaaaataaggagatccaattattggctcccctaataattttatggcaaaatggttaaaatgaaagttagagagaattaaaagtactgtctaattccactctttgtttttttctaacatcttgtggtactgaaagaaaagcaagaaaggagttaagacacaaatactaaaaagcagtactagcaatgaaatttgacttctaaaattatttgtcactattatttaattttcttttgatctgccctttaaatgaactcgtacaggactacaggacgaatgaaaaggtatcttccattaaatgttcaaacttctctccaattcttcgaattgtttCTATGGCTGAAATTGGTCGATCTGGGAAATCTGAAGCAAATATTGCTTGGAAGTTTCTTAAagaagatcctccataataccatttaaaaaaagaaataaaatttcatgcctagtagtactttttagtatttttgtgttaactcttttcttgcctttctttcagtaccacaagatgttagaataaaactaagattgaaattagacactaattttaattctctctaactttcattttaactattttgccacaaaattgttaggggagtcaataattgaaactctttatttttacatgtaaaatcgtatgtctcgtaaaccaattctacacccggtataaaaacaaatttcaaatcactttttaataaatctgtAAGAAAATTgcgatttatttaattagtcccatttataagaaaatttaGCTGATTTTAACCAACactgatttcttttttttatatatttaacCAAGAAAAGTGAACATATCAACTAAACTTAAATTTGAATTCATTAGGAGTTATTATGTTAAAGAACAGATCTTATAGTTTTAGTAATAAATATGTTAACGCAGGTATACAATTTTTACTGTTCCTGAAACCTTATTATCCGGAGTATTATAGATAAATATCTGTataatacaaatttatcaCAAACATTCTCAAGATCAAAccataaaaacaatttactaCAAAACCAACTACATATtgctttttaataataaacttgCAGTAACAGAACGGAATTAAATGTAATATGTACTTATCCGTATTATAATTAtagtataatacaataattatttattgacaatttttttaaattttagttcaagttgtaattattatgaagtacctacctaactttgaaacaaattaaaactcATTTAATCTAGTGGATTAACCGTTATCGTAGCAATACTTATTGATATGTACTGTATTGATATATTAATTACCTTAAGCTCCAGTATGGTACTTACATTtacagttttacatttttcagtttattataaatgtttaatgaaatagttttatttaagaatataCTTAAATCTAACTTTTCATCTAGCTAATTTTATATTGTATGATTTTGGGTTAAATTGTTcatgtttattgtttattgtcattttttcaacatttaagGATCGTAATTAATTCTGATAtgattatttaca encodes:
- the LOC138133823 gene encoding homeobox protein SIX6-like; the protein is MEIDGTSSTSNDSNNGSFSQNLNYYNENLFFATNGKLESYFNSEKIVRKNGENEKITRKIDYYKKDDVSVNVHKNKSDDVSKRVLMFADNYDKKTDVNVENRKNIIEFYNKKNMDGNSIHLHSVDSYGKKSIGFSPDQVQCMCEALHQRGDIERLATFLWSLPPSELLRGNESILRARAAVAFYRGSYHELYSILESHAFNQRWHAELQTLWFKAHYNEAEKVRGRPLGAVDKYRLRKKYPLPKTIWDGEETVYCFKERSRNALKECYSRNRYPTPDEKRALAKRTGLTLTQVSNWFKNRRQRDRTPQPRPELILGNMSLNQGGMMTAHQGGIDMVAFQAASKLFDSNCGVTSCYSDYQVP